From the Helicoverpa zea isolate HzStark_Cry1AcR chromosome 28, ilHelZeax1.1, whole genome shotgun sequence genome, one window contains:
- the LOC124643785 gene encoding transmembrane protein 145-like, with product MQALPGAWVIVWLGMTSRVYGKWVEGRIDTKDNWAFLARFCFLSLEGQFEYLIEYDKESGIPNLLLYYDEDSQWPSVYHSSKTCKQREEVLNRAGQNQIIRLSHWYPDTEYSGCIITKHNKELPAAKSTTPSKPIDPPKKTPKNTTKLQPPEPSYYDQFLKTTTHNPRPTLTDSNNTTWYEIVPTDDVNTTTMGPDDELWESIGPGNGSHFANLNDEVEILFENRNRSGHKMKRSLDLYERFRRRRLNSEAHSLPSQSEKERLLVSCHNSRRFRSARERWWFIAISNCDSNKGLDVRYRFLMTNGPDGDFWHEHFSADEFYVLPVLLAYTFAYVIVMIAVVMCSVELKSRHLLHSTYKLFLMSIVSQHSGVMLQSLAYIRYAANGFGSDNAKIVGQFFCGLSEMTFLLLLVLMAKGYTITRGRLKVGFTVKLTVFMCCYAVTYIVLFVYQAKAFDPGEVLYLYESPAGYGLIVLRILAWCMFAYSTFFTVRKYPEKNMFYCPFFICGTLWFYAGPLFILTANTYIDKWVRESVVTAVLLFITFSGHIMFLLLTLPVFANKNFPYHVRTTQIGVMEVTGNSALDGFGPNAYHPTNAPPQTVIIPLTRRTEELIGNMYSQYMATAPPLSLEDQIPKLKNIPKRIDSISPKHRLLSQDSTETNSSADIKPVIPKEETTKEIFTVENQISKMEPPVLPAQNTPVLPERNLGDTLEEVNRGDLPNVMRSRRNILEPIKRDENVPSWSLAKGPSIVGMQRKKTVDDDTPDINSLMMNGKKVPPVRNGLQSSSGEISTIMEGRVQSYPNAVSKATIDLFSAGSNKG from the exons ATGCAAGCGTTGCCGGGAGCTTGGGTTATAGTCTGGCTGGGCATGACGTCACGGGTTTACGGGAAATGGGTGGAGGGAAGAATCGATACGAAAGAT aacTGGGCGTTTTTAGCGCGCTTCTGTTTTCTGTCCCTGGAAGGGCAGTTTGAGTACCTGATAGAGTATGACAAGGAGTCCGGTATACCTAATCTGTTGCTTTATTATGATGAAGATAGCCAATGGCCTTCAGTATACCATAGTAGTAAG ACATGCAAACAACGCGAAGAAGTACTAAACCGAGCCGGTCAGAACCAGATCATCAGGCTGTCTCACTGGTACCCTGACACGGAGTACTCCGGCTGCATCATCACCAAGCATAATAAGGAATTACCCGCTGCTAAGAG CACAACACCCTCAAAACCGATAGACCCTCCCAAAAAAACCCCAAAGAACACCACGAAACTCCAACCACCAGAACCCTCATATTACGACCAGTTTCTCAAAACCACGACCCATAATCCCAGACCCACTTTGACTGATAGTAACAACACCACCTGGTACGAGATAGTACCGACTGATGACGTGAATACCACCACTATGGGACCTGATGATGAGCTTTGGGAAAGCATAGGACCGGGTAACGGCAGCCATTTTGCAAATCTGAACGATGAAGTggaaattttgtttgaaaatcgGAATAGGAGTGGG CACAAAATGAAACGCTCACTAGACCTCTACGAGCGGTTTCGTCGGCGTCGGCTGAACTCTGAAGCGCACAGTCTACCCAGTCAGAGCGAGAAAGAGAGGTTACTGGTCTCCTGTCACAATTCTAGAAGATTCCGGTCTGCGAGGGAACGGTGGTGGTTCATAGCTATCAGTAATTGTGATAGCAATAAG GGTTTGGATGTCCGGTATAGATTCTTGATGACCAACGGACCTGATGGTGATTTTTGGCATGAACATTTTTCTGCTGACGAATTTT ATGTACTACCAGTTCTCCTAGCCTACACATTCGCCTACGTCATAGTAATGATAGCAGTAGTGATGTGTAGTGTCGAGTTGAAGTCTCGACATCTATTACACTCGACATACAAGTTGTTCCTAATGTCGATAGTATCACAACACTCGGGCGTAATGTTACAAAGTTTGGCGTATATACGTTACGCGGCTAATGGATTCGGTAGCGACAATGCTAAGATTGTTG GGCAGTTTTTCTGCGGTCTTTCAGAGATGACGTTCCTATTACTCCTAGTTTTAATGGCGAAAGGTTACACTATAACGCGTGGTAGACTCAAAGTGGGATTCACTGTCAAACTGACTGTTTTCATGTGTTGTTACGCAGTTACATATATCGTGCTTTTCGTGTATCAGGCTAAG GCTTTCGATCCAGGTGAAGTGCTGTATCTATATGAGAGTCCAGCTGGCTATGGTCTCATTGTGTTGCGGATATTAGCGTGGTGTATGTTCGCTTACTCGACCTTCTTTACTGTTAGGAAGTATCCTGAAAAG AACATGTTCTACTGTCCGTTCTTTATTTGTGGGACACTCTGGTTCTACGCTGGACCCCTGTTCATTCTCACAGCTAACACGTATattg ATAAATGGGTGCGAGAAAGCGTGGTTACAGCAGTGCTTCTATTCATCACATTCAGTGGACACATTATGTTTTTG tTGCTGACGCTACCAGTTTTCGCCAATAAGAATTTCCCATACCACGTGAGAACTACACAAATTGGAGTTATGGAG GTGACAGGAAACTCAGCTCTCGATGGCTTCGGTCCGAATGCCTATCATCCTACCAACGCACCTCCTCAAACGGTTATCATACCACTTACCAG ACGAACAGAAGAACTAATAGGCAACATGTACAGCCAATACATGGCTACAGCCCCACCCCTTTCTCTAGAAGACCAAATACCGAAACTCAAAAACATACCAAAAAGAATAGACTCAATATCCCCAAAACACCGTCTTCTATCTCAAGACAGCACTGAAACTAACTCTTCAGCAGATATAAAACCGGTAATACCGAAAGAAGaaacaacaaaagaaatatttaccGTTGAAAATCAAATTTCAAAAATGGAACCTCCTGTGTTGCCAGCTCAGAATACGCCAGTGTTGCCAGAGCGAAATTTGGGAGATACTTTAGAAGAAGTTAATAGAGGTGATTTGCCGAATGTTATGAGGTCTAGAAGGAATATTTTGGAGCCTATTAAAAGGGATGAAAATGTGCCCTCTTGGTCTTTAGCGAAAGGGCCAAGTATTGTTGGTATGCAGAGGAAAAAGACTGTTGATGATG ACACCCCAGATATCAATAGTCTCATGATGAACGGTAAAAAAGTACCTCCCGTTAGAAATGGTCTTCAGTCCAGCTCAGGAGAAATTTCTACCATCATGGAAGGTCGAGTACAAAGTTATCCTAACGCTGTCAGCAAAGCTACCATAGATTTATTCTCAGCTGGAAGCAATAAAGGATAA
- the LOC124643763 gene encoding uncharacterized protein LOC124643763, whose protein sequence is MKSTLILCVLLMTIASVLSSTYFFGKETKDTKIIHRDKLRYEAIPLKKRIKTYTYNGTAPIKAISCYDFQNSEASVNITSGGIGYNYVELRLKSQRSYRLDFAIEIYA, encoded by the exons ATGAAGTCTACACTAATATTGTGTGTGTTATTAATGACCATAGCTTCAGTGTTAAGCTCGACTTATTTCTTCGGCAAAGAAACCAAGGACACGAAGATAATACATAGAGATAAACTTAGGTACGAAGCCATACCTTTGAAGAAACGGATCAAGACTTATACGTATAATGGAACGGCGCCCATAAAG GCAATAAGCTGTTACGACTTTCAGAACAGCGAAGCTTCAGTCAACATCACTTCAGGAGGCATCGGCTACAACTATGTGGAACTCAGACTTAAAAGCCAAAGGAGTTATAGATTAGACTTCGCTATAGAGATTTATGCATAA
- the LOC124643835 gene encoding protein SGT1 homolog, which yields MTETKENPVIEPSRTKIKHDWYQTDAQVVITVLLKNAPKDKVKVNYGERSLSISSAIPDSDSEYSLELDLAHEIVPSMCNLVVTPSKIEVKLRKKEGLRWTQLDGDRKEDNIKAIPQAVIDASGPQQPPKLFKKDWDKIEKEMKKMEEEEKPEGDAALNALFQKIYGEGSDEVRRAMNKSFVESGGTVLSTNWQQVGQDKVEMKPPDGVEFKKWD from the exons ATGACTGAAACTAAAGAGAATCCGGTCATTGAG CCGAGCCgcactaaaataaaacatgactggtatcagactgacGCCCAAGTTGTCATCACAGTTCTACTGAAGAATGCACCTAAggataaagttaaagttaactaTGGAGAGAGAAGT CTGTCCATATCTAGTGCTATACCCGATTCAGACTCCGAATACAGTCTGGAACTAGACCTAGCCCATGAAATAGTCCCTAGCATGTGCAATCTAGTTGTCACCCCATCCAAAATTGAGGTTAAGCTACGGAAGAAAGAAGGACTGAGGTGGACACAGCTGGACGGAGATAGGAAAGAAGATAATATTAAGGCTATACCGCAGG cGGTCATAGATGCGTCTGGGCCTCAACAACCGCCGAAGTTATTCAAAAAAGACTGGGATAAAATTGAAAAGGAAATGAAGAAAATG gaagaagaagagaagCCAGAAGGTGACGCGGCATTGAATGCTCTCTTCCAGAAGATATACGGAGAAGGGTCAGACGAAGTTAGGCGAGCTATGAACAAAAGtttt GTTGAATCCGGAGGTACCGTCTTGAGCACAAACTGGCAACAAGTAGGCCAAGATAAAGTCGAGATGAAACCACCAGATGGCGTTGAATTCAAGAAGTGGGATTGA